The Nicotiana tabacum cultivar K326 chromosome 5, ASM71507v2, whole genome shotgun sequence sequence TGAGAAGAGTACCCAAGAAATATTCattcatcactcttggcatcgAATTTACCAAGCTGATTCTTTCCATTATTGAGAACATAACATTTACATCCAAATGTTCTTAGATGAGTTAGCTTGGGTTTTTTTCCATTAAACAATTCATACGGGGTCTTATTCAGAAGTGGTCTTAACATGCACTTGTTCACTAAGTAGCAGGTAGTGTTGACAGCTTCAGCCAGAAATTCTTTGCAATTCCACTGTCAATcaacattgttcttgccatttcttctagagttctgttctttctttctactactccattttgcttgggagttctgggagctgagaagttatgagtgatgccatttttattacagaattcatcaaatttgacattgtcaaattctgtctcatgatctgatctaatgcatacaactctagactccatcttcacctaGATTTTCTTCACTAAGGCCACAATACTTCTACGGTTTCATCTTTTGTTCTGAGAAACAGAGTCTATGTGAATATGGAATAGCCATCCACAATTACGAAAATGTATCTCTTTCCTCCTCTGCTttgcaccctcataggtccacatagatccatatgcaGGAGCTCAAGCggctttgaggtgctcacatctCTTTTAGACTTAAAGGAGGATttcacatgttttcctctagcacaTGCATCACAGactttttgaatcttgaattttgacATAGCCAGACTATGGACCAGGTCtttctgaattagtttgttcagaaggGAAAAGCTTGCATGGCCCAGACTTTtgtgccatagttcagcatcatcgTCATCCACtttcagacaactcagatcaccactctGTAAAGattcaaaatcagcaacatagatattcttgtatcttttggccaccagTACTATTTCACTGGTCATAAGGTCCatgactgtacatattttggaTAAGAATttcaccttgtttcctttatcacagattTGAGAAACACTCAGGAGACTATACTTAAgcccattgacatagtacacattttcaatagaatgagtgagtgacttcccaacTTTTCGAACTCCAAGAATATATCCCTTTTTGCCATTGCCAAAGGATGCACTCCCTCCTTgtagggcttttagtgaaagctCCTTGTAGGGCAGTTATCAGAGACAGTGACGTACTTACTGTGAGGGTTgtgaggagttttctccctttggaaccctgcTCCCTACCTTTTTTCACAATCAATAGTAAGCAAGGCAGTGGTagcttctgaggaccaggtccactttaatTGTTTCGGGtcattaaatctaaagaccaaaccaaaccaataaaactcgggtttttcaatctcggctTTTCTAGGATTTTCGGGTTATTCGGATTTTTTTGGGGTTTTTTCCGATAAAATcctcgtagaacaaaacatataacttgtgctaaaaatatttctttaatcctagtaagatacaactatataaagtattttccaagaaaataatacaaaatatgagatgtgtcatggcttatcctaaaatattcaacaataaagacatgTAATAtcaatattgctaattaaaaagccataataaaaataaacataatataaaagtactaagtcatgctaaaataagtagactaataagggagtatcaattacatgactaaacgctaaaaataaaaataggttatgcatttttatttaaattatttcaaaataaaaaatagatattcaatacattctcgtTCGTAGTATTAAaatgaatgtcttttgttagcattagtattgatttgattttgatttgggcttttgttagcattatttaatttactaattaatggctataaaacttattggaacatttaAAAGTTCTAactccaaccttgaaataatactttaaaagataaaattatgaatttttttaagaaatatttataaataacatcataataagtatatttatatattaaatatatcaaaaaaaattatatatgtaatgtagggttggtttggtttcaatttgactttctttagttaaaaccaaaccaaaccaattatggtcgggtttttttttcaatatcaaaccaaaccatagtcgggtttttttttccggtttgactcggattatcgggttggtgcggtttgtcggttttcTTTATACACCCTTAATCATTAGTAAGCAAGGCAGTGGTAGCTTCTGAGGAGAAGGTCCACTTTAGAGACATTTCAAGATCATTCATTACTCTTTCTCGATTGGTTTGGAGGAGCtcgtttttctcaatttcagcacACATCCTAAATCTGATAGCTTTTACCTCATCTTCAAGCCTGAGGTATTCCTCACTTGCTATCTCCTTTCCTCTTTCAAAACTTTCAAGTTTTGACTTAGTCCATGGTTTTACTATTGTTTCCCTTTGGTAGGCAATTTCTGCCAAcagatcactcttttcttttctaaagATTTTAATGGTTTTCTTATGGTCAGTAACTGTAGCCACTAAGTCTTCTCTAGTATGTTCAGATTCTTCTAGTTCTAAGATCAAGGAATCCCTATCCTCCACAAGACTACAAAAGGCAGTGATTAAAACATCAGCTAAACACATGAGTTTTTTtggagaataggatttcagatttctctgaacatccctaaaGTTTACCTCTTTGTTGCcattgtcttcatcatcatctgattgagCCATCAAAGCAAAAGTTGAGTCATACACAATCTCCTCGccttcaactgccatcatggaactatcaccAGTATTAGGTTTATCTTCAGATTGTTTTGCTTGTGTAGTTCTCTCATGAGCTGTTTGCAAAGCCTCCCATATTTCCTTTGCAGTGTCGCAGATAGAGATTCTATCGTACTCTTTAGGTCCCATTCCACATACCATAATTTTCTTGGTacgaaaattcttctccacagctttcttgtctgcttcagTGTATTCTTTGCTGGTTTTTTCCATCGAAAATGGAAATTCATCTAGTACCTTTATTGGAACATAAGGACCATCGCAAATGATATCCCATAGCTCACAATCCTCAGCCATGATGAAATCGTGCATTCTATCTTTCCACCACCAATAGCATTTTCCATCAAACTTGGAGGGTCGGTATatggattgaccttcttcaaaatttagtGGAGTCGCtatgaggatccttcctaggtgttagcctgataggaggaacctgctctgataccaattgttagcttgtatgggtccaccaaatcgtagagtacctggtcctctacaagGTTCTACTGAAAGTACTTAATAAAACAGTATGTAAATGAgacagaggatttttacgtggaaaaatcccacacaaggggttCAACAAActacgacctacacctgtaggcttttaacttcactaacttataatctacctattacaagccattttacaataatttctattgcaaaggatttactcaactaacttgtgttACCTTTACCACAAACCACTTtgtgactatcctagttacaaaggctttttctaacttgtgatgctatcaccacaagccactttgtaactctacaattacaaagacttttcttatgactaaatctagtcacaacataaactcaaggagtttacgcatttacaagaggattcctaatcaaaaTTCTTCTAGGTAAGcaatttaggagatacaataagtacaataacaaggttacaactcaactaggacaacaacaGTTTATCTTTTAGGAACTGATCCATAGTAGTgttcaaccttgttcttcaagcttgtgaggattgatttctctgttttttgcaagaggcttgagtgagaaacagaaaccttccagtaatatttttgtataaagctcattgggtacatcttgatcacatcacttgaaatgatgtgagtactttatttggttagagaatgagtgggcggACAGTGTAGTGCAGTACGGCAGAAATAGTACCGGCAGTCACTTCATTTCCATCTGTGTCCAATGGACTCTGTACTTCTATGAGGAAACCATAAGAGCATCAAGTCCTTGTGTGGGTTCCTAGCTCCTAAAGTTGTAGCAGTTCACCTTTAGCTGGAATCTGCTAAAGCTTACATCATTACAAGTAGGTCaagttccctatctggttcttgacaggaagtttgttagatcatcaaaacatagggCAAGAGTGCTTCAGACGTTActatcattataggattatctaatgtaagctcaaaaaggatgaaatccttctacaaggataagaaaggtttgtCGAAGtgttaagtaagttaagatgaatatgagacttgttaatcatgatttaaataagtttaaacccatgatatgactatatataaTGTTTGTATatgaagtataaagtttgagaaaaatcagatttaggttgcggaaaaaccgactaaggatttgccttgtaatggaGCTTTTTGAGTAATAAATTTCGTGtcctatatgaggtcttttttaGACGTATCATATACCAAAtttaaggtcttggaatttagtttccaacgctcttAGCCGTTTTCTCATACGAAGCCCGAATAAAAAGTTATAAGTATTGGAAGACAAGCCAATTATAGGGTGCCAtgtagcaccttttgacttttcaacaaaATGGAGATTATCTCCTTTATCTCGTCTCTTTCTGCATAGTTCTAGAGATCTCTACAAAATAAGACCCCTAACATCACTCTTAATCCCTATACAAGGATTTCAAACAATACCATCATCCCGGGCATAAAATCAAGAAGCAATAACACTAGAACGATCCCCACAGCGTAAGTATCGTTATattgcctctctttttctttgtagtttgagttttggaaggtattttgaagttaataaaaatgcataatttCTGATTTCAATCTCTTAAACATCAAGGAAGATTGATTAGTTCATTtcataatagttagaactcacgggatgtTGATTGGAAGCCgcgagttcgagttatttgacttgtaatgGACTATTTCATGGGCTGTTTTGAGTAGCTTTTGGGCTGTCTATTTTGCTTCTGTTAAATGAATTTTTTGGAGGAACATAATGGCGAAATGATGGATTAGTCATTCTTTGTAATATTTTCGGGGTATTTGACACTACTATAGTTGTCGTTTTGGGTATGAAtcgattggggtgtgttgggatattgtaagctaaatataatatGGATTTCAACTTGTATATACTTTaggaggtaattatattgtgttcctacaggtgcttaaggttatcttgacatTGGTTAAGTTAATTGGATGAagtagacatgaactagtgaataaagttgctaatttaaaataattggagttgtggatcGTTTTCATTGTTATGGATATATGGTATGAGGCTGTAattattgatgaatgacttcattatcatgctAATGATATTATTAAGTTAAAGTAAAATGTTTATAAGGGGTGGTATGGGATATACAAATTTCAattggagcttgccgctcgtcgtaaaatagttgtgacttgttgttgttttatggtgtcttgttattgataattatgtattgctggatttatctggttgttgttgttggtatatggtattggaggaggcccttgttacaggggagatgatGCCCGaatttacgtaaatgagctactagcttaagttgcagacttagcctttgctcaacactgattttgaatctccttatactatgatagattgagttaaCTTGTTTGAAAAtttgcttggaagggattaaggaatcaacgggtttaaggtatgttaaggcatttccttctttcttttggcatgatctaaagtgaaatgaatacgctatttcataacggatctactcctagcaactaaggttgtccatgttgttctttccttataaagttattctaagcaagtgtgtatgatccttgaatcctactaaggttcatattgagggcaTGGATGTCCATAATCTTAAttgaaggtgcaatgaccttaagtcattccgaaaggtttagaatgtgattccatgagtctagcatgcattatatatagtatctattttactctattgagttgcgctatagtcggccgggtaagGCACCAATTGTTCAAcgactgatcagttgggtttaccgtgCTCCACGTGGTCGTGTACGTACCGAGACTTATGATAGCCgagtacatttttaccgagtcctctttgaggtcgggcacgatatgatgatgatgatgcccacaaagatgaatgtttttaaaagtttatgtatatatatgtattatgcatttcatatcagtagcccCAGAGGCACTCgtatgttacaggttgtatctcctctatctctcatTACATTACTGTTCAtgtttatgctttcctaccttacatactcggtactttatttgtactgacatcccatTTGCCTGGGGATGCTCTGTTTCATgaccgcaggtcccgatagacaggttgacattcctcctattaggctatcagctcaaggaaaggtgttggtgcactccacttgctccggagttgcctatttggtcagtatgatttggatatGTATTTATTGGTATGGCTGGGCCCTATCCCGACATTTATGGTGCGTatgtactcttaaaggcttgtatatagatgtcatgtatatgaaagattgtatggccttggcggcctatgttcagtgtacaagtgttcattttggtcttataggaccgtatgtcacatgtataagtttgtattacatgttgggtcgtcctatgtcaagtattcccttatgttttattcttgttatatcATGACAGCCCTTtcggcccatttacccatgatggtataataagaaagatacgttacattggtactcggtagAGTAAAGAACCGGGTGCCTATCGCGcccctccgatttgggtcgtgacaaagggtcgagaagaagagagagagacagagaaatatgtaaagagaaaatatgccatctaaattttattattcaataatgGGTATTTATATTTACAACTATAAAGTGTAATGGAAAATTATAAAATGTGAATTGGGCCCGGGTCCTAAATAATTATCTATTGGGCCTCTAATGTAGAAGGACTAACAAATTGGGCtctaacacccccccccccctcaagcTTGAGGGTGAGGAAACACCAAGCTTGCCAAGAATGCCATAATGGAGATGAGTAGATAAAGCCTTGGTCATGATGTCAGCCAACTGAGCAGTACTTGAAACAAAATGCAAAGAGAGAAGAACAACATGTAAACATTCACGCACATAATGGCAATCAATTTCAATATACTTTGTGCGTTCGTGGAAAACTGGATTTTTTGCAATATGTAAGGCAGCTTGACTATAACAATACATAGGAACAGGAGCAGTAATAGGCAGGCTAAGGTCACCCAGCAATCTGATCAACCAAGCTATTTTAGTGGCAACTTTCCTTAGAGCTCTATACTTAGCCTCTGCTGAAGACAAAGAAATAGTAGGTTGTTTTTTGCTCTTCCAAGAGACAAGACGGTCACCAAGAGTTATATAATAACCACTGACAAACTTGTGAGAATTAGAGCAAGAACCCTAATCAGAATTAGAAAACCCCATAAGAGACATATCAGGAGAGTTGGAGAGTAAGATACCCTGGGCAGGGTCATTCATGAGATATCTCAAAACATGAAGTGCAGCCAACATGTGTGGAACCTGAGGATGCTAAAGGAATTGACTGAGATGCTGAACAGAGAAAGAGATGTCAAGTCTAGTATATTATAAAAAATTCAACTTCCCAATGAGCCTCATGTACAAACTAGGATCAGAAACAGGTTCTCTCATATCTTAAAGAAGTTTGAAAGAAGGATGTAGAGGTGTGGACACAGGAGAAAAATGCTGGCAGTTGAACTCAGCTAGGAGGTCAGTGGTATACTTGGACAGAGACATAAGGTAACCTTGAGAAGTATAGGAGATCTCCAagccaataaaataatgaacTGTGCCCAAATCCTTGATTTTAAACTGGGAGTCCAGAAATAACTTCAAGGAATCCAATTCAGCAACATCATCCCCAGCCCAGagaatgtcatcaacataaacagccaGGACAATAAGAGAACTAGAAGAGGACTTGGTGAATATGGAATAGTCATTGAGACTAAAATGTAGCCCTAGAGTGCAGAGCTTCAGATAGTTTAGAAAACCACTGTCTGGAAGCCTGCATGAGGCCATACAAAGATTTCTTAAGTCTACAAGCCAATCGAGGAGAGGCAAAAATAGAAGAGACATCCAAACCAGGAGGAATCTTCATATAAACCTCCTCATGAAGGTCACCATGCAGAAAACCATTGTCGACATCCAACTGATAAACAGTCCAACCCCTCTTAACAGCCAGAGTAATAAGACACTTGATGGTGGTCAATTTAACAACAAGGGAGAAGGTTTCAATGAAATCAATACCCTTTTTTTGAGTATCACCCTTGATAACCAACCTGGCCTTGTATCTCTCAAGGGAACTATTTGCCCTCTGTTTAATTTTATAAACCCACTTACAAGGAGTGGCCTTCTTGTTTGGAGGAAGAGGAAAAATGTCTCAAGTCTGGTTGGACTCAAGAGCTTGAAATTCCTTTAGCATGGCCTCTTGCCGAGCAGGATGTGAAGTTACATGCTGGTAAAACTGAGGTTCATGCATATGCAACTCAGATTGGGACACCTTAGGGGCAGGAACATGGGGTAGGATAGAAGAACAAATGTAATCCTTGAGGTAAGAGGGTTGAGTGACAGTCCTAGTGGATTTTCTGACAGCCTGGACAGGTGTAGAAGTTAAAGGAGGATGGAGTGAAGGTGTAGAAAGGGTGGGACAAGGAGAAATGGGAAGATTGGTAGAAGAAGGTGATGAAGAAACAAAAGGAGGAGGGGAAGAAACAGGTGGAGAATAAACATCCACAAAGGGTGTAGGATGAGGAGGATGAGAAACAGGATGGTTAGAAGAGTGAACGGGGAAGATATTTTCATGAAACACAATATCCCTAGAGTGAAAAATAGAATAAGTGGAGAGATTAAGGAGCTTGTAACCCTTTTTTCCACAAGGATAACCCAGGAAGAGGCTAGGGATGGCCCTAGATTGAAATTTGTCTCTGCCAAACCTGGGAGAAGTGGCAAAACACAAACAACCAAAAGACCTTAAATGAGCATAAGGAGGTTGGTGACCATGCAGTTTTTCAAAAGGAGAAATGTTGTTCAAAGTAGCTAAAGGAATTCTATTTATGAGGTATATGGAAGTCAAGACACAGTCTCCACAGTACTTGAGAGGTAGGTTGGACTGAAAAAGAAGACCCCTAGACACTTCTAGGAGATTTTTATGTTTCATTCCACAACCCCATTTTGTTGGGGAGTGTGAGGAATGGTGGTTTGATGCAGAATCCCTTGGTCAGCAAATAGGGAAGTAGTTTCATGACTGCTGCCAAGTTCATAAGCATTATCAGATCTGAAAGTTTGAACAGAGGAATAAAAATAGACTTTAACCATGGAAGTAAAAGCTTTGAGGATAGAGAGGGCATTGCTTTTACATGATAATAGGTGAGTCCAGGTGGCTTTACTGAAATCATCAACTAAagttaagaaatatttgaaaccATTGTAAGTTTTAGAGTTATAAGGCCCCCAAATATCAATGTGTACCAATTGAAATGGGGCAGTAGAGTGAATTTGACTATCAGAGAAAGGTAACCTTTGTTGTCTTGCCATTGGACATACTGAGAAAATAAAAGATTATGTAGAGGAAACTTTATTAGATATGAAAAGAATAGACTTCATTCTATGAAAAGGCATATGCCCCAATCTTTGATGCCAAAACAGATCCATTTTATTTACAATAGGTGTCTGATTACATGGAATAGTATTTACAGAAGAGATGGTGGAGTCAGACTTATTACATGACACAGAACTGGAAAAAGAAACATTGGTTGAATCAGGAAACAAATCAGCATCAGGATGAAGGTAGTACAACCTTCCAGCAGCCTTACCAATTACCAGTGGCCTCTTCAGAGAAGGGACCTGTAAAGAACAATTGAACTTGGTAAAAATAGATATACAATCCAATTGAGGAATCAACTGATGTATAGAAATCAAATTGAAATGGAAAGATGGCACAAGAAGGACGTTAAGTAAGATAATGTCATGTCTAAGGTGGAGAGAACCAGTTGACACTACCTTAACTTTATATCCATTAGGTAAGGTAACCAGAAAAGGCTTAGGTAAGGGAACAAGATTGTGAAGTAAGTGTTTATGTGGGTTCATGTAGTTAGTCGCCCCTGAGTCTAATATCTAAGGATTTATGTCTAACTGAGAAGTTGCACATACATGAGAATTGTCAGAATTAATAGCATAAGCAGTAAACAAACCTGCAAAATGAGCAAATCCAGAGTTTTCAGCCAAAAAAAAGCTTTAGAATTAGGACCAGGAGACacttgaacttgttgaaataaGGACATCAGATGTTGATACTGTTCTTTTGTGAACCCATGAGGAGAGTTGTCAGAAGGCTGGGATGCAGAAATACTTGGCAAACCATGGGAAATGTCACTTTGAACACAAGAGTCTGACTTCTTGCTCTTGGTGAATTTGAAGTCTGCAGGGAACCCATCTAGCCTGTAGCACTTGTCCACAGTATGATCAGGTTTCTTGCAATATTTGCAAGAAACCGAAGACATATTCTTCCTGGAATCAAAATTCACCTTTTGTGTGAAAGTTCTATTTGTGGTGTGAGGAGTTGAAGAtacagagaaagaagaagaatcaGTGGAGAAGTTTGGAGTGGTAGATAGAATTTCCCTTTGACTTGCATCTTGTTGTAGAAGAGAGTAAGCCTTGCTGATAGGTGGTAGGGGACTCATGATCATTATTTCACTCTTCACGGTGGAGTAGGAGTCATTGAGGCCATTTAAGAATTGGAAAAGTTGTTGATCCTCTATGAATTTGGGAAGGGCTCCACAAGAACATGTAGGTCCTACATATGAGGAGTTCAACTCATCCCAAAGGTTTCTAAGTTTGGTGAAATATGTGGCAATGTCTGAGGATCCCTGAACAATTCCACTTATTTCTCTCAGAATTTGGAGATATTTGTATCCATTGGATTGGCCAAATCTCTCCTTGATATCAGTCCAAAATTCTTTGGCAGTTCTGAAGCATATAACACTAATAGCAATATCTCGAGATACAGAATTGGTGATCCAAGCTTTCACCATGTCGTTGCATCTCTCCCAGTATGGGTAATAAGGTGAATCAGTGTTGGGTTGATTAATTTTACCATCTAAAAGCCCTAACTTACTTTTGGCTGAAAGAGAAGTGAGCATATTGCTCCTCCAAAGCACAAAACCATGGCCATCAAATGGCACATGTACCAATTGGCTACCAGGACTATCAGAGGGAAGCACATAGAGTGGATGAGAAGGATTGAGTGTAAAAGGTATAAATCCCTCAGGTGTAGAAATTGAACTATCACCAGTATTACCCATAGCATCTACTAATTAGAACTAGCTACCAAAAGAAATCCTTATTCATACAATTTTGAGAACAACTTGAACAATGTTGACATTCAAACAGCTAACTCATACGGTTTAAACTCTAAAGCATATCAAATTAGTCCTAAAGTATGTAGATTAAAGTGATATTACCAGTCTTCTTCTGAAAACTCGAAGAAGTAAGGTTTTGTGTATACCGTAGAAACCCTAGCTTGAAAACGATCCAAATTTTCAATTAAATTTCTTCGTAAAATTGTAACTTCTCTTCAAAACGAGTGTGCTAGATGACGATTTGAAGTGAAACCCCAAACTTTTCGGACCAGAAATGAAGAACTCGAACAGAATCCCCGATTTGGCCACAAACCGACTTCATTGTGATCTTTGAGTAAATCTCCATTAGAAATGAAGCTTATAATGCGGAGAATCGGAAttcccgctctgataccatgttagatCGAAGCTCAAATAAGCTATGGAGGATAAAGAAATAAGAAAGCCCTAGAAGGgttgagaagaagagagagagagacagagaaatatgtaaagagaaaataAGCCATCtgaattttattattcaataatgGGTATTTATATTTACAACTATAAAGTGTAATGGAAAATTATAAAATGTGAATTGGGTCCGGGTCCTATACAAATATCTATTGGGCCTGTTGTGTAGAAGAGCTATCAGATTGGGCTCTAACAGTATGAGAAAACATATGTTACACATACATTTGAAGTCTTTAAATACAATTACTAATAAATATTGTTATTTACAACGATCAATACTATTATTTATAAACAATATTTTAACAGGAACGGAAGACATAAATAATTAAGCCTATAAACCTctactaaaattttatttatttataataataaaACGCCTCTTGTTCTTTATTAAAGCAGTctctaaaatattaattttagctACAATGCGCGTTATTAATTCGAATCCTATTAACTAATAAAATTGCTCCTTCTTTCCAACTTCATTTTATCTTACAATCTGGATTCAAAGTCACACATGCATAACAAAGGGAAGAAAAAACAGAGGAAAGCATTAAGATTGCAAATTTAACAGGTAAGTTCTATCTCTCCTTTGTCAATCATTAAATCGTCTATTGTTGTTTTTGCAAACTTTTCTTAAGCAACACCATTTAGTGTTATTTAGTATGAAATATATGGGCAACGCACAtgttgaccaaaatatttactattctatccctaaaatacttctttttaaaacaaaactagtagtcgtacccgcgcgatgcgcggtcaatattaaaaaaatattaattaaattaaattatgatcAGGCTTGTTTGATCCTATTAGATCGTATTGCTTTAATAAAATTCAATTGTCATcttgtttgtcaatacgatataccCAATAATGAAATCTCTATTAAATCAAACGTACTTATATAGTCAGTGAATAacttttttattctatttttctttattatattaaacAATATTTAGTATTCGCTTTCGTTTTGTAATATATGAgaagatatataatttattactattgaattttttttattttaaattttattttgttgttcttaataatattatctaaattttagtgaataa is a genomic window containing:
- the LOC142180750 gene encoding uncharacterized protein LOC142180750, which produces MGNTGDSSISTPEGFIPFTLNPSHPLYVLPSDSPGSQLVHVPFDGHGFVLWRSNMLTSLSAKSKLGLLDGKINQPNTDSPYYPYWERCNDMVKAWITNSVSRDIAISVICFRTAKEFWTDIKERFGQSNGYKYLQILREISGIVQGSSDIATYFTKLRNLWDELNSSYVGPTCSCGALPKFIEDQQLFQFLNGLNDSYSTVKSEIMIMSPLPPISKAYSLLQQDASQREILSTTPNFSTDSSSFSVSSTPHTTNRTFTQKVNFDSRKNMSSVSCKYCKKPDHTVDKCYRLDGFPADFKFTKSKKSDSCVQSDISHGLPSLFTAYAINSDNSHVPSLKRPLVIGKAAGRLYYLHPDADLFPDSTNVSFSSSVSCNKSDSTISSVNTIPCNQTPIYVQWQDNKGYLSLIVKFTLLPHFNWFGRDKFQSRAIPSLFLGYPCGKKGYKLLNLSTYSIFHSRDIVFHENIFPVHSSNHPVSHPPHPTPFVDVYSPPVSSPPPFVSSSPSSTNLPISPCPTLSTPSLHPPLTSTPVQAVRKSTRTVTQPSYLKDYICSSILPHVPAPKVSQSELHMHEPQFYQHRANSSLERYKARLVIKGDTQKKGIDFIETFSLVVKLTTIKCLITLAVKRGWTVYQLDVDNGFLHGDLHEEVYMKIPPGLDVSSIFASPRLACRLKKSLYGLMQASRQCSLIVLAVYVDDILWAGDDVAELDSLKLFLDSQFKIKDLGTVHYFIGLEISYTSQGYLMSLSKYTTDLLAEFNCQHFSPGSCSNSHKFVSGYYITLGDRLVSWKSKKQPTISLSSAEAKYRALRKVATKIAWLIRLLGDLSLPITAPVPMYCYSQAALHIAKNPVFHERTKYIEIDCHYVRECLHVVLLSLHFVSSTAQLADIMTKALSTHLHYGILGKLGVSSPSSLRGGGVLEPNLLVLLH